The nucleotide window ATGATGACTTTATCTCTCCTAGGCAAAAGTATAATGGTTTTTCTCAAGCCCTCTATCATATTAGTATTATCAAAAATCATGGTACGCTGATAATGTGTTattaaagaagaagaggaagaagaagaggaaaaggagGGGAGGAGGAAGAAGTTCAATCAACatttcaacaaattttattattttttatcttgcTAATATGAACAATAATATTAGGACAAAAAGAATACTATAAGTTTTTCGAAACCAAATTGTTAGTCTTAAAATGGTAAAATCAAACTTTAAATATAATGCACATTACAATACAAAGTCAGAATTCAATAGTTTTCATAAATAACCTAAGAAAGATAACTTTCAAAAATATTCAGTTGAATAACTAATACAATaacattttttctaataaagatTTTCATAGTGTGCCTCGGGTATGAGCTCAAAATTCCAAAGGTAAAGAAAAGACTGCATTGGAGTACTTAATGTAGCATTTCCTGAGTTGACACGTGTTGCATCATCTCCCAAGTTCACTTGTTGATGCCCATATAAATCTTCATTtactctttttctctttttttctgcccataaaaaaattacaaaattataaaaatcaactAAGGCAAAGAAAATGAACGtgaaaacaacaacaatgatatcaatatatatagtaACTAACTTACCAATGTTGGAAGGGATGTCACGTTCAGATAAGTAGTTAGCTTCTCCCCGATTTTTAATGTATACCCCATTGTAAGATTTAGTACATGCTCCAACTACATAATTTGTGATCAACTTTTTACCGCGCACATGTGCTTTACATCTCGGTGTCACCTGCAAATTAAATCATTGATGATAATGTATAAAAGAGTTAATCTCATTATGTATTCTAATATAATGTTTTTGAGCTAACCTGCgatgtttcttcattttctcttgATTTCTTTGTTATTTCAGGAACTTCCCCATATACaacaaatttatacatttctatCAAAGATCGAAACTTTTTGTTTGTCTCCAAATGAAGGTAGATGTGtttatcaataattattaaatgcttattttttcacaatctcataaaaaaaaatatacataatcaATTTTGTTGACAGGGAAACATGCAGATTATTCAAAAGGAAACTTACATAATCTATTATTAAGCCACCTGGACGAGAAATATTATTGATGATCCAATTTTGCCTTCTTTGTTCAAATGTATGTGTATACATGTAATGCATATTTTTTGGTACAATCTCATTCTGCAACCGAAACAATATCTATGGAATTCAAATTTATCCAATATCCATTCTCAAAAGGTAATTTATCTAGACAAAGTGGGGAGTATCAACATTTTGTCATCAAGTGGTACACAAGATATTGGACcatcaatattttatattctaaaaGATCAACACAATACGATGAAGTGTGTTTCTTCTACTTCTATCTAGAACGCTATGTCAGGCCTAAAACTGTTTTCGACGTATTTGTACAGTTAATTTTGAATGAAACTCTAGAATTCGCTTACTAGATGACCTTTataagtattatatatatatacatatatatatatatatatatttatatatatagtattatatatatatacaaacatCCACTTCTTTGgactatttttttgttgagcTAAGAGTTTATCAGGAACAACAACTCTACCTCAAAGGTAATGATAAGGTTTGTGTACATTTTATTCTTCTCATACCCCATTTTGTCGGATTACACTaggtttgtttattattattacaattattgacatgacatatttaaatatTGTTGTGATACAGATCATATCTTTTAACTTTAGAGAAGaacatttttcttgttttcaaaaaacaattaacattaaatttttttttaggtattcatcaaaagatttttgtatatgtattaaaaggaacaaaaacaaacaacttatAATTTGAGGAAATTTTCCAAAGCGAACCTGCAAAACATCAGTGTTTGCTTTATCCAGTGCAATAAAAGATATCGGAACGTCCATTAATGTTGCATCCTCATCACCATCAACTCGGTACTGCTTATCCATATTCTAGTcgaaagtataaaaaaaataattagatattttttgaaatgaaaaattgtGTGGAGTAATTGAGAagactttcaaaaaaaattaaaactgtTCGCTTGCTAAGAATTTACACACACAAGCACACgcacacaaattatatatatatagacacacacacacatacttCTTTGGACTATTTTTTGTTGAGCTAAGGGTTTATCAGAAACAACAACTCTACCAAAAAGGTAATGATAAGGTTTGTGTACACTTTATTCTTCTCATACCCTATTTTGTCGGATTACACTAGGTTTCTTGTTgttgattactattattattgacatgacatatttaaatatTGTTGTGATACAAATCATATCTTTTAACTTTAGACAAGaacatttttcttgttttcagaAAACAATTagcattaaaattttgtttaggTATTCATCAAAAGATTTTagtatatttattaaaaggaacaaaaaaacaACTTATCATTGGAGGAAATTTTCCAAAGCGAACCTGCAAAAAATCAGTGTTTGCTTTTTCCAGTGCAATAAAAGATATCGAAACGTCCATTAATGTTGCATCCTCATCACCATCATCTCGATACTGCTTATCCATATTCTAGTCGaatgtatgaaaaaaataattagatattttgtaaaatgaaaaattgtgtGGAGTAATTGAGAAGGCTTTCAAAAATAGATCAAAATTACACGCTTGCTAGGAATTTACACACACATATGCACACgcacacaaattatatatatatatatatttgactatCAATGTTATGCATTTTGTAACAAGATCAATGATGGTTGTGGTTATGCATCTCTTAAGATTCCATAAATAATTGGATGTGAGATGAAAAGTTTCATCctaaattagaattttattgtatctaaattaatatttttggtgaaaactaatttaaaaagaTTCTATTTCTAAGGAAATTGTTAAACTGAGAGATGTACAATCATAAGCAGTCTTATATTTTAGCATTCAAACCTTATTACATCATCTTAATACAAAGATGTTTATTCGAAGATTCATGCACAACTTATCATTCAGGTACACATTCAGATTTTAACATCTTATATACAATGTTAAAATTGAAATGAGGTGTTAAACTTGTTAGAGAACTTctaatactactactactattactattatctatatgtatttaaattactattttacttttattattatttatgtcacTATAGCCcgattagtttagtttaaatagAGAAATGAGAATTCACATagccaattttaatttttttggattgaGATATAGttaaatgttgttgttgttgttgttatgcgACTTACATTTTTCAgcttgagattttttttatcattcttCCATAAGATAACTAagatttaaaaagttattactGAACAGATCAAAAGATTTGTATATAtgtcttaataaaaaaaaaactaaatacatTATAATAAGTATGTTAAACAGTAAAGGATTTTTCAAAGCTTACCAATGAGACACCAGTTTGTGGTGCAATAGAAGATATAGGAACTGCCATTATTGCATCTATACGATCAACTTTGAGGTGCATATCCATTTTCTAGTAgaacatatgaaataaaaaagttattacCGAATAGATCAAAAGATTTGTGTACAtgtattaattgaaaaaaactaaACACCTTATAATAAGTATGTTAAACAATAGATAAAAATTTCAAAGCTTACCAATGAGACACCAGTTTGTGGTGCAATAGAAGATATGGGAATAGCCATTATTGTATCTCTACGATCAACTTTGTAGTGCTTATCCATTTTCTAgtagaaaatatgaaattaataaaagttCTAGAATAtcacaaaagataaagaaataGATGTTTTTCCATAAGTCTTATGATTTCAATAACAAGTGCAATGATTTTCTTGAGAAACTCAAACTTCTTAGTAACTTTTCTAGCTTCTTcacataaaaagaaattttactTTCTGTTCTTGTAAAGAAATTATAGTTTCAATGGTCACAcaaactaatttatattttaatatatttatctataatatAGTTTGAGGAGAGTAATAATAGTAAGTCAAGTGCTCTATGTTAATTTAAAGTTTGTTCAACTTTCATCAAAATTTACCATGTTTAGTTAGTAGGCGTTTAGACATGCAATTTccttttgtaattttaaatcattAGATGAAAATAAGAATTTGGATAAGTGATTTCATCTCGTGATTttaaattatgagatgaaatctCAAATTCTCCGAAAAGCTTGATTtgagaatttcatatcatgatttcacatttttcaaatacaaatattgacccacaaatttatgttttatatataaaaaataatgatataacTACATAATTTTTTGCGAGAATACCAAAGGACtaatgaaataattacaaaatgTGAACATGATGATATAGTTACAAATTCTATTGACCATGGTCAATTTAATTAAAGAGTACTTGAACAAAATTAAAGTCTACTACAACTCATTACTAATGTTACCTTTTCATTGAacaaaattaaagtttgatcaataaatattatattttttttagaataacttttttatagtgtattgttcttttgtcatgaacttttgcttatttggtatgattgtaaaaataaataattggggTACTTTTGATAGTTTTCATAACTTACGGGGGTTTTATATTTATGAgcaaaaaatacaatttaaaaatttaaattgctTGTAGAAATAAAGTTTAAACTTGATCTCATATTATCATTTAATCTCACATGGTTGTTTATTAATCTAATATTTATCATATGTGGTGAGTTTAATCAAGAGTAGATGTTTGATTTCCTTCATAACCTCACGAGTTTTGTACCGAGGTCATACCATAGTAATTTTCTAAGTCATGCATggtttgaatttaaaaaatatatatttatatatttttaatacttgaaaaaaaattcactctcaaaaataaaaactttcttcatGCATCATAGACATTAAttctataataattattaattgtgTTTTGAATTTTTCCTTTGTATATTTTAGGAAACTCATAATCCCTATTGGTTTAGAAGACCTTTCGTCCAAATagattttgaaaagaaatatattgtCCTTCTAGGATTTGGAGAACCTTTTTCTTATAGGTTTGGGACAATTGGAATTTTATATATAGAGGTATAGTTGGGGATTATAAAGCATGGTACACGACACAATGTAGTCCTAAAGGTTTGAGAGGATTGTAAGGAAAacacttcttcttttctttcatagTGGAAAACTCCTTCGCTATCTTCTTAGAGGATTAGGCCTAGCCGAACCTCGTTAAATCGTTGTATTATTTTGTCTTCTCTATtctttgtttgtgattgtgtccTAGTTAATCCACGATATTCTCACAACAATAAATAATGTTATATGGATTAAAATTATCTTGAAAAACCTATCATTTTTACATGAATGTAGGACTTAACTAAGAAAAGGCACAATTGGAGAATAGAATTTAGACTTAGAAAATAACCTTTAAaagtattatttaaaatattattaatcacaatttatatgacacacttttttttaatcagtttaaaaAAGATAACATATCTCCTTATTTTGCAAATGTTTAATTAGAACTATTTACCTTTTACCATGTTGGTTTCCCTTATTTGACAAAATATTCATAAAGGTACTCTTATATTTAAAACTTCATATTTTTAAGGATGATTTTGGAACATACATATCAAAGCCTTTCCTTATTTGTGTCTAGTGaaactacatcacataaatttaaaCGGAAAGAGTATGTATTTAACTTATTGTTAGATGTATGACATATTTAAATGATGTTGTTGTGATACAAGCCATATGTTTTAGATATAGAGAAgaatattgttttttatttcatcACACAATTAACATTaaaagttattcaagaatcCATCAAAATGTTTTTGTACctttcttgaaagaaaataaactaaaaactttataattggagaaacttttaaaaatcttaCCTCGAAAACATCAGCTTTTGATTCATCATGTGTGATAAAATATATTGGAACTTCAATTAATATTGCATCCTTATCATCACCAGCTTTACGTTGCTTATCCATATTCtagaagaaaatatgaaatatttagtTAGATAtttagtaaaacaaaaaattgtgtAAAATAATGGAGAAGGTTttctaaaagtaataaaaatttcTCACTTGCTACTAATTTGTGTGTATGTATCAAGTAACATTTTAAGAACATAATCTAAGTGATAGAATacccaaaatataaaataaaacgaTGAATGTTCATCAATATTATGCACTTTGTAAGAAAATCAATGATGGTTGTGGTCATGCATCTATAAAGATTACTAAATTCATTGGTTATGTGATAAATAGTTTCATCCTATTGGAACATGTAGCTCGTCTCCTGCTTTGACTACGATTCCTAATCTACCTAGTAATCCTAGGGAAAAGGGATAGCTATTTAGTGTAGTTAGGTCTCCTAGTTAGACACAATTTGTATTACTACTTTTTTGAGAAAACACAAATCTCTTTGTTTCTTCGAGGAAAAAATCTTTTGGCTATATTGATGGCAGTACCGTCTGCCCAACACCTCATATTGCAGGAAAATATGGCGAGCAAGGTGTTGTTAATCCAGAATATCTTTGATGGATCAAACAAGATCAGTTAATTATGAGTCTCATCATCTCGTCTCACTCTGAAGAAACGATTCCACTAATGATTGGACTATCCACATCAAAGGTTGTTTGGAATGCTGTTGCAGCTGCTTTCTTGTCTCCATCAAACACCAGAATCCTGAACCTTCATATGCAActtcaaaacataaaatgagaTGTTGTTCGCCATCCGATTTGTCTCCCTGATcagaatatttatatttttaaaggtCTCTGGTGTGAATTAAAAGACATCATAACCACTCTTTTGGCTCGTCAAGAACCTATTACTTTTGGTAAATTGCAATCTTCTATTGAGTCATGAATTTATTCATGGTCAGGCCTTATCATCACTCTCAATGTCACCCTCGCCTATGCCAGACTCGGCTGGAAATCCCTCTGTAAATTTCAGCCAGCGGTCCTTTCAAAATGAGTGTCAATAAAACCATAATAATTATAGAGGACACGGCCGAAACAATAGGGGCCGAGGCGGTAATCGTGGTGGAATACAAGGATATCGAGGAGGCTCATCTACTGGAAATCCATGGCCCTCACTTGACTCTCGTTCACGATGACAAATATGTAATGGTGTGAACCATCTCGCACAAAATTGTTTCCAGCGATAcaatcacacaatcaacccGACCGCCTCAGCATATTTGTCTCAACAGTCACCGTCTATCACTCATCAGAATTGGTATCCGGACAGTGGCGCAACACATCACGTCACCCCTGATCTTTCTAACTTGCATCATGTTGAGGATTATAAAGGAATGGATCAAATTCACATTGGAAACGGACAAGGGCTTCCCATTCATCACACTGGTAATTCCCTATTTTCTCATCCTTTCTAAATCAATTGCGCTTAATAATATTCTTCATGTCCCTTCAATCACAAAACATCTACTCTTTGTTCAAAGATTTTCTCGAGATAATGACAtgttttttgaatttcatcCCTCTCATTTTCTTGTTAAGGATCGAGCATCCAGGACGCCTCTTATTTCAGTTCGGAGTGATGATGGACTCTTCTCACTCAATCTCTAACCATCCTACTCGAAATCATCCTCCAAGTCACCATCAACTTTCCTCTGAGCCAGGACGTCATCTGCATGTTGGCATATTCACCTAGGCCATCCCCACAAACGAGTGCTCCATCAACTCTTACAAAAGCATAGTTTACCTTGTTCTagtttaaatttcaataatatttgtaGTGCATATCAACTCGGCAAGTCACAAAAGTTATATCTTCcaatttcaattaataaaagTTCATCTATTTTACAACTCTTATTTGTCGATGTTTGGGGTCCTGCTCCTCATTTATCTTCTGAaggtcaaaaatattttcttgtctTTGTTGATAAGTTTTTCAACTTTATCTAGGGATTTCCAATGAAGTTGAAATCGAAAGTTGCTTCCATTTTCCTCCAATTCAAGTTGCTTGTGGAAAATCACTTTAACACTAAGATTAAGTCAATCCAATCAGATTGGGGTGGTGAATTTCGTGCTCTATCTCCCATCCTCTCTGAATCCGGTATCTCTCACCAAGTTTCTTGTCCTCACACACATGAACAACAAGGCAAAGTTGAACGCAAACATCGTCATATTGTTGAAACGGGATTAAGCCTCTTAGCAATTCGCGTTTGATGCAGCCGTATATCTTATAATCGTCTCCCTTCCCCCTCGAACAACAACAAATCTCCATTTGAACTTGCATTCCACAGATCACCTGACTATTCTCTTCTAAAATCCTTTGGGTGCCTCTGCTTTCCTTACATTCACCTGTATAGTAAACATAAGTTTGACTTTCATAGTGCGCCATGTGTATGTCTTGGGTACAGCCACGTAGGTGGGACTAGGGTTCTCTCTTATATATGATATACGATTCATTAAGATTTAATATTAATCAATGAAGTCTCAATCATTTAGTGTGTATCATTTTATGTTGGAATCTAATCATTGACACCTTAACCATCAAGTACATTTTTTAACAATAGACTCATTTGATGGGTAGGAATGACTAAGATTTACAACATCGTCTAATATAAGTAACATATCTATTCAAAGATTTCTTAAAAGATAACAATTCACCAATTTCATTTATTCACCGTCATCATGTTTCACAATTATCAACAACCACAATAAATTACCCACACCTACCATTTCTAATGACCACCACATCAAATCATTATAATCAGCTAAAACCACCAACACCTACTATATACAGTTATTATTGATACCAACCATGAGTAGAACAAAAATCATTGAACCTTATCAGCAATCACCATCATAAGTCACAACTATATATTGTAAACCACCATTTATCACCACAATCATTAGTTATCACTACTATCAACTGCCACAATAAACTACCCACAACTCCCATTCGTAAAAACCACCATACTAAATCATTACATTCAGCTAACACCACCAAAAACTACtatttacaattattatttacaatgaccatcattagAATTAAAATCATTGAACCTTACCGACAATTATCATCACCGGTCACAATTCTATATTGTCAACCACCCTCATCTATCACCATAATCATTAGTTATCACTATTATCCAATTATCACTCACCAACAAGCTACTACATTCAACTTCCACCACCATCACTATCAATAGCTACTATCCACAACACCATCATTAGTCAATACATCATCCTCAATTGACATACACCACCAATGCAACTAGCCATCACAACCCTCAACCAtcatataactttttaaaaatattttattgatgtagtattagattaattttagttttcttACATTTAAGGTAAATGCCAGAAAATACACATTTACTATGACTGTATTTGCTCTAACACACTCAGACTTTATGGCGGTCCTATGACCcccataatattttttttcaaagtgaTTATTTGACATGTATCGAGTgggataaataaaatataagaaacaaATTATTTCGTTTGTACACATATGTTGAtcaaaaggtaaaaacaaaGGGGTTTGGTCATTATCACTCATTTACACTTTCTAGAAAAAGTAAAATGGAGATCCCTTCATTTAGCTttcaatttttccttaaagaaactAACTGTCTTTTGAATGTAATCTCATGAATCTTTATATTCTTCCACATTCGAGTTTTGGCATATATATGAAAAggattcatttaaaaaataaccaaGTGGGTACTAGGTCTTCCATAAAGTATGAGTATGTTAATACAAATTCGGTCATAGATTAGTGTCATTTTAGCCATTTTTTCTAAGCTTtgtatttgttaaattttaaataacgaaatattttacatattatatGTTCAATAATAAGTAGCCCTATTATTTAGTATTCAGATTTTAATACATCATCTTAATATTAAGTAGtttattaagaaattattaatgCACATCTTATCAGCCAAATATACATTCAAATTTAGATATCGTGTATATAATCTCTAAACAAATAAGAAGTCTTAGACTTGTTAGAGAAATTCCCATACTACTActataattattactattatttgtatgcattaaaaaaaattattcttatttttatttgtatgactatgaaattattaatttagcTTAAATGGAGAAATGAAAATTCATATAATCAATTTCAACTTGTTCGGGATTAATGAAGAGttaaatgttgttgttgttagacGATTCCGATGTTTTATCTTTAGAAAGAAAATTCTTATCTTTCTTCCATTAGACAACTaacattaaaaaagaaaattaataaaattatttatttatgttgatgcttgaaaattctctctaaaaataaaattttccttATAAAGTATAGCAATTAATTTTAGAGAAAAATTCAGAAATAGAAAAGATAATAGACATAGTAAGGTTCTATGGCTATAATTTCAGTAATTGTGTTACATAGTTATAGTATTGCTTGTTATGGAGACTgtagtttgtatatttcgcttgaccgtttgtatatttcgcttgtgaatatacaaatagggtaaacatatataaatttaaaatttatacattttgaaatttttcaaaatttcgtTTGTATATTACGCTTGtcaatatacaaatatgataatgtattatgaattttttttaaaccgTATACAAATAGCTTGGGTAAGCATAcacaaattctcaatttatacaatcaaaagataaattatacaaattctcattttttataattagagatcaaaatatacaaattctgaatttatataATTGGGAAACAGAATAGCAAAGTTTCGTGAAACTGTAACTTGGATTAAAAATAGTTGAAGCTATAACTATATTACAGAATATACTTTA belongs to Solanum stenotomum isolate F172 chromosome 1, ASM1918654v1, whole genome shotgun sequence and includes:
- the LOC125854016 gene encoding uncharacterized protein LOC125854016, whose product is MDNQHKVCGDEDAMLTDDLEYKVGDEDATLMEVPISLLEPQESKVDVVENMDKQRKAGDDKDAILIEVPIYFITHDESKADVLEYRVDGDEDATLMDVPISFIALDKANIDVLQNMDNQHKVCADEDAMLMDDLEYKVGDEDATLMEVPISLLEHQESKVDVVENMDKQRKAGDDKDAILIEVPIYFITHDESKADVFEKMDKHYKVDRRDTIMAIPISSIAPQTGVSLKMDMHLKVDRIDAIMAVPISSIAPQTGVSLNMDKQYRDDGDEDATLMDVSISFIALEKANTDFLQNMDKQYRVDGDEDATLMDVPISFIALDKANTDVLQNEIVPKNMHYMYTHTFEQRRQNWIINNISRPGGLIIDYIYLHLETNKKFRSLIEMYKFVVYGEVPEITKKSRENEETSQVTPRCKAHVRGKKLITNYVVGACTKSYNGVYIKNRGEANYLSERDIPSNIEKKRKRVNEDLYGHQQVNLGDDATRVNSGNATLSTPMQSFLYLWNFELIPEAHYENLY